A window from Cellulomonas sp. C5510 encodes these proteins:
- a CDS encoding carbohydrate ABC transporter permease: MSSRSAAPGAVRRVGWGQRLSRWDIKVSPYLYVSPFFILFAVFGAFPLLFNVVVALHDWHRRAGMGDFVGFDNFTWVLKQPLFWRSLENTFSIFLWGSVPQLVLALLIAAVLDQNLRARTFWRMSVLVPFVVMPVATSMIFGQVFGQFGLLVPNLHDLGLLTGLDSPFFQDRMLSHMAIGSMVVFRWTGYNALIFLAAMQAVPRELYEASTVDGASRTRQFFSVTIPSIRPTMIFVILTMTIGGLQIFDEARMFDGGGTGGGKGGADNQWTTVVLYLYELGFGDWQDRLGQAAAVGWIFALIIAVFSLVNFLLTRSISSTQSKASRVTRAQHRAAVDRARAVAAGSLPSGAPVAASAPQGPETVAAPAAGPPGSSSDVDPSEEGVRS, encoded by the coding sequence ATGTCATCCAGATCGGCGGCACCGGGTGCGGTGCGCCGCGTGGGGTGGGGTCAGCGGCTCTCGCGGTGGGACATCAAGGTCTCGCCGTACCTGTACGTCTCGCCCTTCTTCATCCTGTTCGCGGTCTTCGGGGCGTTCCCGCTCCTGTTCAACGTCGTCGTGGCCCTGCACGACTGGCACCGTCGCGCCGGCATGGGCGACTTCGTCGGGTTCGACAACTTCACGTGGGTGCTGAAGCAGCCGCTGTTCTGGCGCTCCCTGGAGAACACGTTCTCGATCTTCCTGTGGGGCAGCGTCCCGCAGCTCGTCCTCGCGCTGCTCATCGCGGCGGTGCTCGACCAGAACCTGCGCGCCCGGACGTTCTGGCGCATGAGCGTGCTGGTCCCGTTCGTCGTCATGCCCGTCGCGACGTCCATGATCTTCGGTCAGGTCTTCGGGCAGTTCGGGCTGCTGGTGCCGAACCTGCACGACCTGGGGCTGCTCACCGGGCTCGACTCGCCGTTCTTCCAGGACCGGATGCTGTCGCACATGGCGATCGGCTCGATGGTCGTGTTCCGGTGGACCGGCTACAACGCGCTGATCTTCCTCGCCGCCATGCAGGCCGTGCCGCGCGAGCTCTACGAGGCGTCCACCGTCGACGGCGCGAGCCGCACCCGGCAGTTCTTCTCCGTGACGATCCCGAGCATCCGGCCGACCATGATCTTCGTCATCCTCACGATGACGATCGGCGGGCTGCAGATCTTCGACGAGGCCCGCATGTTCGACGGCGGCGGCACCGGCGGCGGCAAGGGCGGCGCCGACAACCAGTGGACGACCGTCGTGCTCTACCTCTACGAGCTCGGCTTCGGCGACTGGCAGGACCGCCTCGGCCAGGCCGCGGCCGTCGGGTGGATCTTCGCGCTCATCATCGCCGTGTTCTCCCTGGTGAACTTCCTGCTCACCCGGTCCATCTCGTCCACGCAGTCGAAGGCGTCCCGCGTCACCCGCGCGCAGCACCGCGCGGCGGTCGACCGGGCGCGGGCCGTCGCGGCCGGGTCCCTCCCGTCGGGCGCGCCGGTCGCCGCGTCCGCGCCGCAGGGGCCCGAGACGGTGGCGGCACCGGCGGCAGGGCCGCCCGGGTCGTCCTCCGACGTCGACCCATCTGAGGAAGGAGTGCGGTCGTGA